A region of Solanum dulcamara chromosome 7, daSolDulc1.2, whole genome shotgun sequence DNA encodes the following proteins:
- the LOC129895542 gene encoding putative nitric oxide synthase, with amino-acid sequence MAPKLLALSSLSSICPFPIPNSSSTNLNIYKFHTSKPTLIFCKSTEPQTISESEPEGYGAAAPTRGDIYLQRQQAVAASSSVLATTKKKKKKKDNIFKISNLAPCCYGCGAPLHTSEVDVPGYVDQETYDLKKKHHQLRKILCGRCRLLSHGHMITAVGGNGGYSGGKQFVTAEELREKLSHVRHEKALIVKLVDIVDFNGSFLARVRDLAGANPIILVITKVDLLPKETDLNCVGDWVVEATMKKKLNVLSVHLTSSKSLVGISGVVSEIQKEKKGRDVYILGSANVGKSAFINALLNTMSYKDPVAASARKYKPIQSAVPGTTLGPIPIDAFLGGEKLYDTPGVHLHHRQAAVIHTEDLPTLAPQSRLRGQAFPSSGQNLDSQIADRMRSSGLSGLSIFWGGLVRIDVLKVLPDTCLTFYGPKALQIHIVPTEEADEFYQKELGVLLTPPTGKEKAEDWMGLETKRQLQIKYKDIERPTCDVAISGLGWFSVVPVNKSAGISNPVSEVAAGELTFVVHVPKPVEIFVRSPMPVGKAGGQWYDYRELTEEELEVRPKWFF; translated from the exons ATGGCGCCTAAACTCCTAGCTCTATCCTCCTTATCTTCCATTTGCCCATTCCCTATACCCAATTCCTCCTCCACTAACCTTAACATATACAAATTCCACACTTCAAAACCCACCCTTATCTTTTGCAAATCCACTGAACCCCAAACTATCTCAGAATCCGAACCCGAGGGCTATGGAGCTGCCGCCCCCACCCGAGGTGACATATATCTTCAACGCCAACAGGCCGTCGCTGCATCTTCATCGGTGCTAGCCACAactaagaagaaaaagaagaagaaagataatATCTTCAAAATTTCGAACTTGGCTCCTTGCTGTTACGGCTGTGGAGCTCCGTTACACACATCGGAAGTGGATGTTCCGGGTTATGTTGACCAGGAGACATACGATTTG AAAAAGAAACATCACCAACTTCGTAAAATTCTATGTGGACGGTGTCGTCTATTGTCTCATGGGCATATGATAACTGCAGTAGGTGGAAATGGAGGTTATTCTGGAGGCAAGCAATTTGTCACAGCTGAAGAGCTTCGAGAAAAGTTGTCTCATGTGCGCCATGAGAAAGCTTTGATTGTTAAATTG GTTGATATTGTAGACTTCAATGGCAGTTTTTTGGCTCGTGTCCGAGATCTTGCTGGTGCAAATCCCATAATTTTGGTTATAACTAAG GTGGATCTTCTTCCAAAAGAAACTGATCTTAATTGTGTTGGTGACTGGGTTGTGGAGGCCACAATGAAGAAGAAGCTTAA TGTTCTGAGTGTTCATTTAACAAGTTCAAAGTCATTGGTTGGAATCTCCGGGGTGGTGTCAGaaatccaaaaagaaaaaaag GGAAGGGATGTATACATTCTG GGCTCAGCGAACGTGGGAAAATCTGCATTCATCAATGCGCTGTTAA ATACGATGTCATATAAGGACCCAGTTGCAGCCTCTGCACGAAAATACAAACCAATACAATCAGCTGTTCCTGGAACGACACTGGGTCCAATCCCAATTGATGCTTTCCTTGGTGGTGAG AAATTGTATGATACCCCTGGAGTCCATCTTCATCATAGGCAAGCTGCAGTTATACACACAGAAGATCTCCCTACTCTTGCTCCTCAAAGTCGTCTTCGGGGTCAAGCTTTTCCA AGTTCTGGGCAAAACTTGGACTCACAGATAGCTGACCGAATGAGATCAAGTGGCTTGAGTGGATTATCAATATTCTGGGGAGGCCTTGTTCGAATTGATGTTTTGAAG GTTCTCCCAGATACTTGTCTGACATTCTATGGACCCAAGGCGTTGCAAATTCACATTGTGCCTACTGAAGAAGCAGATGAATTCTACCAG AAAGAACTAGGAGTTCTATTGACACCTCCAACAGGAAAAGAAAAAGCAGAGGACTGGATGGGACTTGAAACGAAGCGCCAGTTACAAATCAAGTATAAAGATATTGAGAG ACCTACCTGCGATGTGGCTATATCTGGTCTTGGATGGTTCTCCGTTGTACCGGTTAATAAATCAGCCGGAATATCTAATCCAGTTTCAGAAGTTGCTGCTGGAGAGCTAACTTTTGTTGTCCATGTTCCAAAGCCAGTAGAGATTTTTGTTCGATCTCCTATGCCTGTGGGCAAAGCAGGAGGACAGTGGTACGACTACAGGGAGTTGACAGAGGAGGAACTAGAAGTGAGACCCAAATGGTTTTTCTGA
- the LOC129896572 gene encoding probable aquaporin TIP5-1 — translation MASLASRLQHSVTPNALRSYLAEFLSTFFFVFAAAGAAMSTRKMVPDATSDPSSLVAIAVANAFALSVAVYISANISGGHVNPAVTFGMAVGGHISIPMSIFYWISQMIGSVTACLLLKFTNQQVPTHGIPQEMTGFGAAVLEGVMTFGLVYTVYAAADPRRCVHAAIGPLAIGLMVGANVMASGPFTGGSMNPAYSFGSAVVKGSFKNQAVYWIGPFIGAAIAGLVYDNVVFPVQVTESLRGIGGGIVAV, via the exons ATGGCGTCCCTTGCTTCCCGCTTGCAACACTCTGTCACTCCCAATGCCCTCAGATCCTATCTCGCCGAGTTTCTCTCCACTTTCTTTTTCGTCTTCGCCGCTGCTGGCGCTGCCATGTCCACAA GGAAAATGGTGCCTGATGCGACATCAGATCCATCTAGCCTAGTGGCAATTGCAGTTGCAAATGCATTTGCATTGTCCGTCGCAGTGTATATATCAGCCAATATCTCTGGCGGACACGTGAATCCGGCTGTCACGTTTGGAATGGCTGTAGGAGGCCATATAAGTATTCCCATGTCTATATTCTACTGGATTTCTCAAATGATTGGTTCTGTCACCGCTTGCCTTCTTCTCAAATTCACTAACCAG CAAGTTCCAACACATGGAATTCCTCAAGAGATGACTGGTTTTGGAGCAGCAGTACTCGAAGGCGTGATGACATTTGGTCTAGTGTACACAGTTTATGCAGCTGCAGATCCTAGGAGGTGCGTCCACGCTGCTATTGGGCCATTGGCAATTGGCCTTATGGTGGGAGCGAACGTCATGGCTTCGGGACCATTTACTGGGGGATCAATGAACCCTGCTTACTCATTTGGCTCTGCTGTTGTCAAAGGGAGCTTCAAGAATCAAGCAGTGTACTGGATTGGACCTTTCATTGGTGCAGCCATAGCAGGACTTGTGTATGATAATGTGGTCTTCCCTGTACAAGTGACCGAGTCTTTGAGGGgaataggtggtgggattgttgctGTTTAA